CCTGCTCGACCCCGACGTGCTCCGGGACCGACTGGAGTACGTCGTCCCGCAGAAGCGCTCGGTGGTCGAGGACGTCTTCGGGATGGAGACCGGCGAGGAGTTCGACGTGGACGCGCTCCACGAGGAGTTCGCGGCCGTCGGCCGTCGCCTCGCCGCGGAGGACATGACCGTCAACGCGGGCGACTTCCTCGGCAACGAACTCGACGACGGCTCGAACCTGCTGTTCGAGGGCGCGCAGGGCACCTCCATCGACATCGACCACGGCATCTACCCCTACGTCACCTCCTCGAACCCCACCGCCGGCGGCGCCTCGACGGGGACGGGCGTCGGCCCGACGGTGATCGGACAGGGCGAAGTCGTCGGCATCGTGAAGGCCTACCTCTCCCGGGTCGGCACCGGTCCGCTCCCGACCGAACTCGACGGCGAGGACGAGGACCTCGCGGACTACATCCGCGAGAAAGGCGGCGAGTTCGGCACCGTCACCGGTCGACCGCGTCGCATCGGCTGGCTGGACGTGCCGATGCTCCGCCACGCCGCACGCGCCAGCGGGTTCACCGGCATCGCGGTCAATCACCTCGACGTGTTGGCTGGCTTGGACGAGGTGCAGGTCGGCGACGCCTACGAACTCGACGGCGAGCGACTGGAGACGATGCCCGCGACGACCGAGCGCTGGGCGGACTGCGAGCCGATCCTGAAGGAGTTCGAGCCGTGGCCCGAAGTCGACTGGGCCGCCGTCGCCGCCGACGGCTACGACGCCCTGCCCGCCGGCGCGCGGACGTATCTCGACTACCTGAGCGGGGAAGTCGGCGCGCCAGTCTACGCCGTCGGCGTCGGCCCGGACCGCGCCGAGACCATCGAACTCGTCGATCCGTTCGATCGGGACTGATCCGTCACCGGGGCAACCGTTTTAGCCTCCGCTCGTCCACGTACACGCATGGTGACCACGACCGAACGGGACGGCATGACGTGGTACGAGTGTGAGGTCTGTGGGATGTTGTTCGACGCGCGGGAGGACGCGAAACAGCACGAGGAGACGTGCGACGACGACACCGCCGACCCCTCCTACCTGCAGTAGCTATTCGTCGACCAGTTCGTACGACTCCTCGCCCCAGTCGTCCTCGACGAACACGAACACCCGCCCGCGGGCCACGTCGAGGTCGGCCTGTATCCGACACCGCATCCCGTCCGGCGTGGCGACGGTAA
This window of the Haloplanus rubicundus genome carries:
- a CDS encoding DUF7128 family protein, coding for MVTTTERDGMTWYECEVCGMLFDAREDAKQHEETCDDDTADPSYLQ
- a CDS encoding adenylosuccinate synthase; this translates as MTVTIVGSQLGDEGKGALVDLWGGNADIVVRYQGGDNAGHTVVEGGEEYKLSLVPSGAIRDKVGVLGNGCVVNPRTLFDELDALRERGLDPDVRVARRAHVIMPYHRVLDGIEEEAKSDDDLEAGTTGRGIGPTYEDKVGRRGIRVGDLLDPDVLRDRLEYVVPQKRSVVEDVFGMETGEEFDVDALHEEFAAVGRRLAAEDMTVNAGDFLGNELDDGSNLLFEGAQGTSIDIDHGIYPYVTSSNPTAGGASTGTGVGPTVIGQGEVVGIVKAYLSRVGTGPLPTELDGEDEDLADYIREKGGEFGTVTGRPRRIGWLDVPMLRHAARASGFTGIAVNHLDVLAGLDEVQVGDAYELDGERLETMPATTERWADCEPILKEFEPWPEVDWAAVAADGYDALPAGARTYLDYLSGEVGAPVYAVGVGPDRAETIELVDPFDRD